A window of Paenibacillus sp. 19GGS1-52 contains these coding sequences:
- a CDS encoding LacI family DNA-binding transcriptional regulator: MASIKDVAKEAGVSVTTVSRVMNNRGYLSKEVRKKVEKAIETLDYHPNQIARALQKNQTFFIGIIVPDSNHPFFSDLIKYVEMSANEQNYKLLICNALEDPQKEAHYISMLRQNQVDGIIMCSHTMNIESYQKVNLPIVSFDRFIAAHIPCVGSDNYRGGELATEHLIQHGCKRLLHISGPLNLDVLSNRRRDAFVITCMKHGLDYDIIEGAHNKLTFDYFWSFITENLSPDKLHTYDGVFCSNDIAAYALFIYAEQQGIRVPEQLKIIGYDYHSFTRMLQNPKLTTIMQPSERIGKTLTSTLIQMIEHKSGELMNNITVDVTLIQGDTT; this comes from the coding sequence ATGGCTAGTATTAAGGATGTGGCCAAAGAGGCAGGAGTTTCAGTGACTACCGTGTCCAGAGTGATGAATAACCGGGGATATCTCAGTAAAGAGGTCCGCAAAAAAGTAGAGAAAGCCATTGAGACACTTGATTATCATCCCAATCAAATTGCCAGAGCGCTGCAGAAGAATCAAACCTTCTTCATCGGCATCATTGTGCCTGATTCCAACCACCCCTTCTTTTCCGACCTAATCAAGTATGTAGAAATGAGCGCCAATGAGCAGAACTATAAGCTGTTGATCTGCAATGCTCTGGAGGACCCTCAGAAGGAAGCCCATTATATTAGCATGTTGCGCCAGAATCAAGTCGATGGTATTATCATGTGCAGCCATACGATGAATATTGAAAGCTATCAGAAGGTTAACTTGCCGATCGTCTCTTTTGACCGATTCATTGCTGCCCATATTCCGTGTGTGGGTTCAGATAATTACCGCGGAGGCGAGCTTGCCACCGAGCACCTTATACAGCATGGCTGTAAACGATTGCTGCATATCTCTGGTCCACTGAATCTGGATGTTCTATCCAATCGGCGGCGGGATGCTTTTGTTATTACCTGTATGAAACATGGCCTAGACTACGATATTATCGAGGGTGCTCACAATAAGCTGACCTTTGATTATTTCTGGTCCTTTATCACGGAGAACCTTTCTCCAGATAAACTCCATACCTATGACGGTGTATTTTGCAGTAATGATATCGCCGCTTATGCCTTATTTATTTATGCCGAGCAACAGGGGATTCGGGTACCAGAGCAACTGAAAATTATCGGTTATGACTATCATAGCTTTACACGTATGCTGCAAAACCCTAAATTAACGACCATCATGCAGCCTAGTGAGCGGATCGGCAAGACGTTAACCAGCACATTGATTCAAATGATTGAGCACAAGAGCGGAGAGTTAATGAACAACATCACGGTGGATGTAACGCTGATACAAGGGGATACCACTTGA
- the gtfA gene encoding sucrose phosphorylase gives MQIKNEAMLITYADSLGANLQELNEVLDKHLQGVVGGVHLLPFYPSSGDRGFAPMDYTQVEPAFGDWTEVEAMSQKFYMMYDFMINHISRQSPYVQNFLELKDASPYADLFIRYKDFWPGGEPTQEDVDLIYKRKPRAPYAELTFKDGTSEKVWCTFDEQQIDLDVTTDTTKKFVKDNLTFLADKGASIIRLDAFAYANKKIGTNCFFVEPEIWDMLKYSAAVVAPYGVTVLPEIHEHYSIQLKIADQNYYVYDFALPMLVLHALYSGQVHRLVHWLEICPRQQFTTLDTHDGIGVVDVKDLLSDEEAEMTRESLYNQGANVKKIYSTEAYNNLDIYQINCTYYSALGNDDQAYLLARAIQCFAPGIPQIYYVGLLAGENDIELLESSKEGRNINRHYYTQEEIEAEVERPVVQRLFQLLKFRNSCPAFNGDITIEQINTHELIITWKNEGDEAKLEANLLTKQFAIFAAADAADFKKVF, from the coding sequence ATGCAGATCAAGAATGAAGCCATGCTGATCACCTATGCAGACAGCCTAGGCGCAAACCTACAAGAATTAAACGAAGTGCTGGATAAGCATTTGCAGGGTGTAGTAGGGGGGGTTCATCTATTGCCTTTTTACCCTTCTTCAGGTGATCGGGGATTTGCGCCGATGGATTATACCCAAGTAGAACCTGCCTTTGGCGACTGGACGGAAGTGGAAGCGATGAGCCAGAAGTTCTACATGATGTATGATTTCATGATCAATCACATTTCCCGGCAGTCTCCCTATGTGCAGAATTTTCTTGAGCTGAAGGATGCTTCCCCCTATGCTGATTTATTCATACGATATAAAGATTTCTGGCCTGGCGGCGAACCGACGCAGGAGGATGTGGATCTGATCTATAAACGCAAGCCGCGTGCCCCTTACGCCGAGCTTACTTTTAAAGATGGCACTAGTGAAAAGGTCTGGTGCACCTTTGATGAGCAGCAAATTGATCTGGATGTAACCACAGACACGACCAAGAAATTTGTCAAAGACAATCTGACCTTTCTTGCGGACAAAGGAGCTTCGATTATCCGTCTGGATGCTTTTGCCTACGCCAACAAAAAAATCGGCACCAATTGCTTCTTCGTGGAACCGGAGATCTGGGACATGCTGAAATATTCCGCAGCGGTTGTTGCGCCTTATGGCGTCACGGTTCTCCCGGAAATTCATGAACATTATAGTATCCAGCTGAAAATTGCCGACCAGAATTATTACGTCTATGATTTTGCGTTACCTATGCTAGTCTTACATGCCTTGTATAGTGGACAAGTGCACCGGCTGGTGCATTGGCTGGAGATCTGTCCAAGACAGCAGTTCACTACGCTAGATACCCATGATGGGATTGGTGTGGTCGATGTCAAGGATCTGTTATCCGATGAAGAGGCAGAGATGACGCGGGAAAGCCTGTATAACCAGGGAGCCAATGTGAAGAAGATATATAGCACAGAAGCATACAACAATCTCGATATCTATCAAATTAACTGCACGTATTATTCCGCACTGGGCAATGACGATCAGGCTTATCTGTTGGCGCGGGCGATTCAATGCTTTGCACCGGGAATTCCACAGATTTATTATGTGGGCCTGTTGGCAGGTGAGAATGATATTGAGCTGCTGGAGAGTTCAAAAGAGGGGCGGAATATCAACCGCCATTATTATACGCAAGAGGAAATTGAGGCCGAGGTCGAACGTCCGGTTGTGCAGCGTCTGTTCCAATTGCTGAAATTCAGAAACAGCTGTCCGGCTTTTAATGGGGACATCACGATTGAACAGATCAATACCCATGAGCTGATCATCACTTGGAAGAATGAAGGCGACGAAGCGAAGCTGGAAGCTAACCTGTTGACCAAACAATTCGCGATCTTTGCGGCGGCGGATGCAGCCGATTTCAAAAAGGTCTTCTAA
- a CDS encoding AraC family transcriptional regulator, protein MEPIRKQFHSDATFPFDIVYRDTKQSHDELPHHLHEWCELIYVYSGTGSFFIDQTLYDMHAGDLFIIPEDTIHRAFPDAANPVTSTAIFFNPVFVRPSLIGDPFSYLHPFEQSKKRKSYKFACPPSFQTHLEQYLEQIYEEMLTKRSSYRQAIVLHLQYILFGLIRETEPEHQPELAGSHYGPLWMQETLRDIDMRLFEDIGLAVLAKQAAVSAAHFSRVFKQLTGMNVTSYITTKRIIHAKELLRESDSSVSSIAMSCGFESLPHFYRVFKKITRATPTEYKKQQG, encoded by the coding sequence ATGGAACCTATTCGTAAGCAGTTTCATTCCGATGCGACCTTTCCTTTTGATATCGTTTACAGGGACACCAAGCAATCCCATGACGAGCTCCCGCATCATCTTCATGAATGGTGCGAGCTGATTTATGTATACAGCGGTACGGGAAGCTTTTTTATAGATCAGACTCTTTATGATATGCACGCCGGAGATCTGTTCATCATCCCCGAAGATACGATCCATCGGGCCTTTCCGGATGCAGCTAATCCAGTCACCTCAACGGCGATTTTCTTTAATCCTGTGTTCGTAAGGCCGTCTTTAATCGGCGATCCCTTCTCATACCTGCACCCCTTTGAGCAGAGCAAGAAGCGCAAAAGCTATAAATTCGCCTGCCCTCCTTCCTTTCAGACGCATTTAGAGCAGTATCTGGAGCAAATCTACGAGGAAATGCTGACCAAACGCAGCAGCTACCGGCAAGCCATTGTGCTGCATCTCCAGTATATTTTGTTTGGACTGATCAGGGAAACGGAACCGGAGCATCAGCCGGAGCTGGCTGGTTCCCATTACGGTCCTTTATGGATGCAGGAAACGTTGCGGGATATTGATATGCGCTTGTTCGAGGATATCGGTCTGGCGGTGCTGGCGAAACAGGCGGCGGTAAGCGCCGCACATTTCAGCCGCGTCTTCAAGCAATTAACAGGCATGAATGTGACCAGCTATATCACGACCAAACGAATTATTCATGCCAAAGAGCTGCTCCGCGAAAGCGACAGCAGCGTAAGCAGCATAGCCATGAGCTGCGGCTTTGAGAGCCTGCCGCATTTCTACCGGGTGTTCAAGAAGATTACCCGGGCAACCCCTACGGAATATAAGAAACAGCAGGGGTAA